A region from the Mycobacterium heidelbergense genome encodes:
- a CDS encoding sirohydrochlorin chelatase: protein MSTLVLTAHGSRDPRSAANARAVANRLARMRPGLDVRLAFLELNEPNFIDVLDQLPNSRDAVVSPLLLASAYHACHDLPKQIARAGAHGIRQADVLGEDERLVSVLRERLTELDVSPLDDGLGVMVVAVGSSNTAANARTAQVASTLAVGSRWAGATMAFATRHEASVAHAASRLRRRGARRIVIAPWFLAPGRITDVMWTYAQDNRIPMASPLGPHRLVAETVLDRYDQALADHVAA, encoded by the coding sequence GTGAGCACACTCGTACTCACTGCCCACGGCAGCAGAGATCCACGATCGGCCGCCAATGCCCGGGCCGTGGCCAACCGGCTCGCGCGCATGCGGCCAGGCCTGGATGTGCGGCTGGCATTCTTGGAACTCAATGAGCCCAACTTCATCGATGTCCTCGACCAATTGCCAAACAGCCGCGACGCGGTCGTCAGCCCGCTGCTGCTCGCCAGCGCCTACCACGCGTGCCATGACCTCCCCAAACAGATCGCGCGCGCCGGTGCGCACGGCATACGACAGGCCGACGTGCTCGGCGAAGACGAGCGACTGGTGTCGGTGCTGCGCGAACGCCTTACCGAACTCGACGTTTCCCCGCTCGACGATGGCCTCGGGGTGATGGTGGTGGCGGTCGGCTCGTCGAACACCGCCGCCAATGCGCGCACCGCGCAGGTGGCGTCCACGCTGGCGGTGGGCAGTCGGTGGGCCGGGGCCACCATGGCCTTCGCAACCCGACATGAGGCGTCGGTGGCCCACGCCGCCAGCCGATTACGCCGCCGCGGTGCCCGCCGGATCGTCATCGCGCCATGGTTCCTGGCACCGGGGCGCATCACCGACGTCATGTGGACTTATGCGCAAGACAACCGCATTCCGATGGCGTCGCCGCTAGGCCCCCACCGGCTCGTGGCTGAGACAGTGCTCGACCGCTACGACCAGGCGCTGGCGGACCACGTCGCGGCCTAA
- a CDS encoding PE family protein — protein sequence MSFVTTQPEALAAAAGSLQGIGSALSAQNAAAAAPTTGVVPAAADEVSALTAAQFAAHAQMYQAVSAQAAAIHEQFVNTLGISSGSYAATEAANAAAAG from the coding sequence ATGTCGTTCGTGACCACACAGCCGGAGGCTTTGGCCGCGGCGGCCGGGAGCCTGCAGGGTATCGGCTCGGCGCTGAGCGCCCAGAACGCGGCCGCGGCAGCACCGACGACCGGGGTCGTGCCGGCCGCCGCCGACGAGGTGTCGGCGCTGACGGCGGCTCAGTTCGCCGCGCATGCGCAGATGTACCAGGCGGTCAGCGCGCAGGCCGCCGCGATCCACGAGCAGTTCGTGAACACGCTGGGGATCAGCTCGGGTTCCTACGCCGCGACGGAGGCCGCCAACGCGGCGGCCGCCGGCTGA
- a CDS encoding PPE family protein, which translates to MDLGAIPPEITSALVYSGPGSTPLVAAASSWNALAAELNSAAIGYDNVVTQLSTEEWLGPASSSMAAAVQPYVEWITNAAALAEQTATQSSSAAAAYETVLASVVPPTAIAANRAQLAQALANNVLGQNTGLIAQLESQYGEYWAQDAASMYSYAASSSTAANVTPFTAAPQVANPAAAATQTAAAATSASSVQQTLNNLISQFSSQLQSLISPITGPIQSEFAYLESSSGPLSWLWGILFGSPTAPNNVFTLLTDYSPYASFFYYTEGLPNFSIGIANFLTQTAKTVGAIGPAAGAAAAAAVPKGLPGLGGLLGGGAAHAAAALGTASPVGHLSVPPAWAGTLAGAHSSASAIPVSNVREAPDAGAGNLLGGMPLAGAGRGAAGSGPRYGFRPTVMTRPPSAG; encoded by the coding sequence ATCGATCTTGGTGCAATCCCGCCGGAGATCACCTCGGCGCTCGTCTATTCCGGCCCGGGGTCCACGCCCTTGGTGGCCGCCGCATCGTCGTGGAATGCCCTTGCGGCCGAATTGAATTCAGCTGCTATCGGCTACGACAACGTCGTCACTCAGCTGTCCACCGAGGAGTGGCTCGGGCCGGCCTCGTCGTCGATGGCCGCGGCGGTGCAGCCGTACGTGGAGTGGATAACGAATGCCGCCGCTCTCGCCGAGCAGACGGCCACTCAGTCCAGTTCGGCCGCGGCCGCATACGAGACCGTGTTGGCGTCCGTGGTGCCCCCCACGGCGATCGCGGCCAACCGCGCACAGCTCGCGCAGGCGCTTGCGAACAACGTGCTGGGCCAGAACACGGGGCTGATCGCGCAGCTGGAGTCGCAGTACGGCGAGTATTGGGCCCAGGACGCCGCTTCCATGTACAGCTATGCGGCGTCTTCATCGACGGCGGCGAACGTCACGCCGTTCACCGCGGCGCCGCAGGTCGCCAATCCGGCCGCCGCGGCCACCCAGACCGCCGCGGCCGCCACCTCGGCGAGTTCGGTCCAGCAAACGCTGAACAATTTGATCAGCCAGTTCAGCAGCCAGCTGCAAAGCCTGATATCGCCCATCACCGGTCCCATTCAAAGTGAATTCGCCTACCTCGAATCGTCGAGTGGCCCGCTGTCGTGGCTGTGGGGGATCTTGTTCGGCTCACCCACCGCCCCGAACAACGTTTTCACACTGCTGACGGACTACTCGCCCTACGCAAGCTTCTTCTACTACACCGAGGGCCTGCCGAACTTCAGCATCGGTATCGCCAACTTCCTGACTCAGACCGCGAAAACTGTGGGGGCGATCGGTCCGGCCGCGGGCGCCGCCGCAGCCGCCGCCGTCCCCAAGGGCCTGCCCGGCCTGGGCGGGCTGCTGGGCGGCGGGGCCGCGCACGCGGCCGCGGCGCTGGGCACCGCCAGCCCGGTGGGCCACCTTTCCGTCCCGCCGGCCTGGGCCGGCACCCTGGCGGGGGCGCATTCCAGCGCATCGGCGATACCGGTCAGCAACGTCAGGGAAGCTCCCGACGCCGGAGCCGGAAACCTGCTGGGCGGCATGCCCCTGGCGGGAGCCGGCCGCGGCGCGGCGGGCAGCGGACCGCGATACGGGTTCCGCCCCACCGTCATGACCCGCCCACCCTCGGCCGGCTAA
- a CDS encoding WXG100 family type VII secretion target, translating to MATRFMTDPHEMRAMAGRFEVHAQTVEDEARKMWASSMNIAGAGWSGQAQATSYDTMGQVNQAFRNIVNMLHGVRDGLIRDANNYEQQEQASQQILSS from the coding sequence ATGGCAACACGTTTTATGACCGACCCGCACGAGATGCGGGCGATGGCGGGCCGTTTTGAGGTGCACGCCCAGACCGTTGAGGACGAGGCCCGCAAGATGTGGGCGTCGTCGATGAACATCGCCGGGGCCGGCTGGAGCGGGCAGGCGCAGGCGACCTCGTATGACACCATGGGCCAGGTCAACCAGGCCTTCCGCAACATCGTGAACATGCTGCACGGGGTGCGCGACGGACTGATCCGCGACGCCAACAACTACGAGCAGCAAGAGCAGGCTTCCCAGCAAATCCTCAGCAGCTAG
- a CDS encoding phosphoadenylyl-sulfate reductase yields the protein MTDFTEEQLRGLADLGAAEMEGASATDILRWTDEHFGGTDGPRSWATCRWVVACNMQDAVMVSLASDVRPGVPVIFLDTGYHFAETLGTRDAVQSVYDIHLLNVTPEHSVEEQDELIGKDLFSRDPNKCCRLRKVVPLRKALRGYAAWVAGLRRVEAPTRANAPLISFDESFGLVKVNPIATWTDEDVASYIEQNGVLVNPLVEEGYPSIGCAPCTSKPVEGDGPRSGRWRGRNKTECGLHAS from the coding sequence ATGACCGACTTCACTGAGGAACAGCTGCGCGGATTGGCTGATCTTGGCGCGGCCGAGATGGAGGGCGCGAGCGCCACCGACATATTGCGCTGGACCGACGAGCACTTCGGCGGCACCGACGGACCCCGCAGCTGGGCCACTTGCAGGTGGGTAGTGGCCTGCAATATGCAAGACGCGGTGATGGTTTCGCTGGCGTCGGACGTACGGCCGGGCGTGCCGGTGATCTTCCTGGACACCGGCTACCACTTCGCCGAAACCCTCGGCACCCGCGACGCCGTCCAGTCCGTCTACGACATCCACCTTCTCAACGTCACGCCCGAGCACAGCGTGGAAGAGCAGGACGAGCTGATCGGCAAGGACTTGTTTTCCCGCGACCCCAACAAATGCTGTCGGCTGCGGAAGGTCGTCCCCTTGCGAAAAGCGCTGCGCGGTTACGCGGCATGGGTCGCCGGGTTGCGGCGAGTGGAGGCGCCCACCCGCGCCAATGCTCCGCTGATCAGCTTCGACGAGTCGTTCGGCCTGGTGAAGGTCAACCCGATCGCGACCTGGACAGACGAGGATGTGGCCAGCTACATCGAGCAGAACGGGGTACTGGTCAACCCGCTCGTCGAGGAGGGTTACCCGTCGATTGGCTGCGCCCCCTGCACAAGCAAGCCCGTGGAAGGCGACGGCCCACGCAGTGGGCGCTGGCGGGGCCGGAACAAAACCGAATGTGGGTTGCACGCGTCGTGA
- a CDS encoding LysR family transcriptional regulator: MPLSPWMPELASFEVFLAIAETGGLGRAARELGLTQQAVSRRLASMEAQIGVTLAVRTTRGSQLTPAGLIVAEWAARLLEIANEIDAGMGSLRKEGRERIRVAASQTISEQLIPHWLLSLQAEATRCGLTAPHVILTATNSDQVIASVRDGTVDLGFVENPSQPKGLGSCVVGHDELVIVVPPGHKWVRRSRVVTARELVQTSLVAREPHSGIRDSLTVALRQALGDDIQQAPPVLELTSAAAMRAAVLAGAGPAAMSRLAVADDLAVGRLRAITIPELDLRRKFRAIWVGGRTPPTGAIRDLLSQITSRTIR; the protein is encoded by the coding sequence ATGCCGCTCAGCCCTTGGATGCCCGAACTTGCCTCGTTCGAAGTCTTTTTGGCGATCGCCGAGACAGGCGGCCTCGGCAGGGCGGCGCGCGAACTGGGGTTGACTCAACAAGCTGTGTCGAGGCGGCTCGCGTCGATGGAGGCCCAGATCGGGGTGACATTGGCTGTCCGGACCACCCGTGGCTCACAACTCACGCCCGCTGGCCTCATCGTCGCGGAATGGGCTGCCCGCTTGCTGGAAATCGCCAACGAGATCGATGCGGGCATGGGTTCGCTCCGAAAAGAAGGTCGCGAGCGAATCCGGGTGGCGGCCAGTCAGACGATATCCGAACAGCTTATACCGCACTGGCTGCTTTCATTGCAGGCTGAGGCGACGCGGTGCGGCCTCACTGCTCCCCACGTAATCTTGACCGCCACCAACAGCGATCAGGTCATCGCCTCGGTGCGCGACGGCACCGTCGATCTTGGATTTGTCGAAAATCCCAGTCAGCCCAAGGGATTGGGAAGCTGCGTGGTGGGTCACGACGAACTGGTGATCGTGGTGCCGCCGGGCCACAAGTGGGTTCGACGGTCACGGGTCGTGACTGCTCGCGAACTTGTGCAAACATCTCTGGTTGCCCGCGAGCCCCATTCGGGCATACGCGATTCGCTGACAGTGGCGCTCCGTCAGGCGTTGGGCGACGACATTCAGCAAGCGCCACCCGTGCTGGAATTGACTTCCGCCGCGGCGATGCGCGCCGCCGTGCTCGCCGGCGCAGGACCGGCCGCCATGAGCCGGCTCGCGGTGGCCGACGACCTCGCGGTCGGCCGTCTGCGCGCGATCACTATCCCAGAGTTGGATTTACGGCGTAAGTTTCGCGCCATCTGGGTCGGCGGACGCACTCCACCCACTGGGGCGATACGAGACTTGCTCAGCCAGATCACCAGCCGCACAATCAGATAA
- the fdxA gene encoding ferredoxin — protein sequence MTYVIAEPCVDIKDKACIEECPVDCIYEGARMLYIHPDECVDCGACEPVCPVESIYYQDDLPAEYSEYSQINADFFTELGSPGGASKVGLTENDPTAVKNMEIRAEAT from the coding sequence ATGACATACGTCATCGCCGAACCTTGCGTCGACATCAAAGACAAGGCATGCATCGAGGAATGCCCGGTCGACTGCATCTACGAGGGTGCTCGGATGCTCTATATCCACCCCGACGAGTGCGTCGACTGCGGTGCCTGCGAACCGGTGTGCCCGGTTGAGTCCATCTACTACCAAGACGATCTGCCCGCCGAATACAGCGAGTACAGTCAGATCAACGCCGACTTTTTCACAGAGTTGGGCTCACCCGGTGGTGCTTCGAAAGTTGGCTTGACCGAAAACGACCCCACCGCGGTCAAGAACATGGAGATCAGGGCAGAGGCCACCTAA
- a CDS encoding ESX secretion-associated protein EspG, with protein MDQQGTRTDITVNVDGFWMLQALLDIRHVAPELRCRPFVSTDSNDWLNEHPGMAVMREQGIVVGDEVHEQVAARMRVLAAPDLEVVALLSRGKLLYGVVEEDNQPPGSRDIPDNEFRVVLARRGQHWVSAVRVGSDITVDDVAVADSASIASLVIDGLESIHHAEPAAINAVNVPLEEMLEATKSWQESGFNVFSGGDLRRMGISAATVAALGQALSDPAAEVAVYARQYRDDAKGPSASVLSLKDGSGGRIALYQQARTAGSGEAWLAICPATPQLVQVGIKTVLDTLPYGEWKTHSRV; from the coding sequence ATGGACCAACAGGGCACCCGCACCGACATCACCGTCAACGTCGACGGTTTCTGGATGCTTCAGGCGCTACTCGACATTCGACACGTCGCGCCGGAATTACGGTGCCGGCCATTCGTATCGACCGACTCGAACGACTGGCTCAACGAACACCCCGGAATGGCGGTGATGCGCGAGCAGGGCATCGTCGTCGGCGACGAGGTGCACGAACAGGTCGCCGCCCGGATGCGGGTCCTCGCCGCGCCCGACCTCGAGGTTGTCGCCTTGCTCTCGCGGGGCAAGCTGCTCTATGGCGTCGTCGAAGAAGATAACCAGCCGCCCGGTTCGCGCGACATCCCTGACAACGAGTTCCGCGTGGTGCTCGCCCGTCGCGGCCAGCACTGGGTGTCGGCGGTGCGGGTTGGCAGCGACATCACCGTCGACGACGTCGCCGTCGCGGACAGCGCCTCGATCGCCTCGCTGGTGATAGACGGTTTGGAGTCGATTCACCACGCCGAGCCCGCGGCGATCAACGCGGTCAACGTGCCGCTGGAGGAGATGCTGGAGGCGACGAAATCGTGGCAGGAGTCCGGCTTCAACGTCTTTTCCGGCGGGGATCTGCGCCGGATGGGCATCAGCGCCGCCACGGTGGCCGCGCTGGGGCAGGCCCTGTCGGACCCGGCGGCCGAGGTCGCGGTGTACGCGCGTCAGTACCGCGACGACGCCAAGGGCCCCAGCGCATCGGTGCTGTCGCTGAAAGACGGTTCGGGGGGCCGCATCGCGCTCTACCAGCAGGCGCGCACCGCGGGTTCGGGCGAAGCGTGGCTGGCCATCTGTCCGGCCACGCCGCAGCTGGTGCAGGTGGGCATCAAAACCGTGCTGGACACGCTGCCCTACGGCGAATGGAAAACGCACAGCAGGGTTTGA
- a CDS encoding WXG100 family type VII secretion target: protein MTINYQFGDVDSHGALIRAQAASLEAEHQAIVRDVLAAGDFWGGSGSVACQEFITQLGRNFQVIYEQANAHGQKVQTAGSNMASTDSAVGSSWA from the coding sequence ATGACCATCAATTACCAGTTCGGCGACGTGGATTCGCACGGCGCGTTGATTCGTGCGCAGGCCGCGTCGCTGGAGGCCGAGCACCAGGCCATCGTTCGTGATGTGCTGGCCGCCGGTGACTTTTGGGGCGGCTCCGGTTCGGTGGCCTGCCAGGAGTTCATCACCCAGTTGGGTCGCAACTTCCAGGTGATCTACGAGCAGGCCAACGCCCACGGCCAGAAGGTGCAGACCGCCGGCAGCAACATGGCCAGCACCGACAGCGCCGTCGGCTCCAGCTGGGCCTAA
- a CDS encoding PPE family protein: MFDFGALPPEINSGRMYAGPGSGSMIAAAASWDGLATELGLTATGYTSVITELTSSPWVGPASQSMVAAATPYISWLGTAAGLAEDAANQARAAAAAFEAAFALTVPPPEIAANRVLLTTLIATNFFGQNFPAIAATEAQYAEMWAQDATAMYGYAAASATATRLSPFSEPGQTTDQSGPAAQAAAVTQALATPAATNAPQAAAATPGLAITPDTISLTSIFSSINQVLNQLSAQATAVGLNPSQWYIVQQLSQLSISMRTTLGRTYDLGYFSGNMGSFFVSINQQLTFGPGGATAGAGGAWYPTPQFAGLHLGAVAGGPVSANLSSATGMGSAGKVGGLSVPSAWASPAGPPGAIEESAAQAMSVEYVSDARGGTSGLLRGVPLGGGGRRGGSAFPPREYGFRRSVLVRPPSAG, translated from the coding sequence GTGTTCGACTTCGGGGCGCTACCGCCAGAGATCAATTCGGGCCGGATGTATGCCGGCCCGGGCTCGGGGTCGATGATCGCCGCGGCCGCCTCCTGGGATGGGCTGGCCACCGAGTTGGGTTTGACGGCAACCGGCTACACGTCGGTGATCACCGAGTTGACCAGCTCGCCGTGGGTGGGTCCGGCGTCGCAATCGATGGTCGCCGCGGCGACGCCCTACATCTCGTGGCTCGGCACCGCGGCCGGGCTGGCCGAGGACGCCGCCAATCAGGCCAGAGCCGCGGCGGCCGCCTTCGAAGCGGCGTTTGCGCTCACGGTGCCCCCGCCGGAGATCGCGGCCAACCGGGTGCTGCTGACGACGCTGATCGCGACCAACTTCTTTGGACAGAACTTCCCGGCCATCGCGGCCACCGAGGCGCAATACGCCGAGATGTGGGCCCAGGACGCCACGGCGATGTACGGCTACGCCGCCGCGTCGGCGACCGCCACGCGGCTGTCCCCGTTCAGCGAACCGGGACAAACCACCGACCAGAGCGGGCCGGCCGCGCAGGCGGCCGCGGTCACCCAGGCCCTCGCCACACCGGCGGCCACCAACGCGCCCCAAGCCGCGGCGGCGACCCCGGGGCTGGCAATAACGCCCGACACGATCAGTCTCACGTCGATATTCTCCTCGATAAACCAAGTGCTCAACCAGCTCTCGGCGCAGGCGACGGCGGTGGGGCTGAATCCGAGCCAGTGGTACATCGTGCAGCAACTGAGTCAGCTCAGCATCAGCATGCGCACCACTTTGGGTCGCACGTACGACCTGGGTTACTTCAGTGGGAACATGGGGTCCTTTTTCGTATCGATAAACCAGCAGCTGACATTTGGTCCCGGCGGGGCAACGGCCGGTGCCGGCGGAGCCTGGTACCCGACGCCGCAGTTCGCCGGCCTGCACCTGGGCGCCGTCGCCGGCGGGCCGGTTTCGGCAAACCTCAGCTCAGCCACCGGCATGGGTTCGGCCGGCAAGGTCGGCGGGCTGTCGGTCCCCTCGGCGTGGGCCTCTCCAGCCGGTCCACCCGGCGCGATCGAGGAATCGGCCGCACAGGCGATGAGCGTCGAGTACGTCAGCGACGCGCGCGGCGGCACAAGCGGGTTGCTGCGCGGCGTTCCCCTGGGGGGCGGCGGTCGGCGCGGCGGCTCCGCCTTCCCGCCCCGCGAATACGGATTCCGCCGCAGTGTCCTGGTCCGCCCACCATCCGCCGGATAG
- a CDS encoding PE family protein, with protein MSFVTTQPEALLAAASTLQGIGSSLSAQNAAAAGPTTGVAPAALDQVSALTAAQFATHAQLYQAISAQATAIHEAFVSTLGISSGSYAATEAANAATAG; from the coding sequence ATGTCGTTCGTGACCACACAGCCGGAGGCCTTGTTGGCGGCGGCCAGCACCCTGCAAGGGATCGGCTCGTCGTTGAGTGCCCAAAACGCGGCGGCGGCCGGCCCGACGACGGGCGTGGCGCCGGCGGCGCTCGATCAGGTGTCGGCGCTGACCGCGGCGCAGTTTGCCACCCATGCCCAGCTGTACCAGGCGATCAGCGCTCAGGCCACGGCGATCCACGAGGCGTTCGTCAGCACGTTGGGCATCAGCTCGGGGTCGTACGCGGCCACCGAGGCGGCCAATGCGGCCACGGCCGGTTAA
- a CDS encoding nitrite/sulfite reductase, whose product MTTARPAKTRNEGQWVLGNREPLNDTEQIKHEDAPLNVRTRIENVYAINGFDSIAKSDLRGRFRWMGLYTQREQGYDGSWTGDDNIDIIEAKYFMMRVRSDGKPTTANTLRALGEISTEFARDTADIGDRENVQFHWIKIEDVPEIWRRLESVGLTTIEACGDCPRGIHGSPLAGDSLDEVIDPSPAIDEIIRRFMNNPDYANLPRKYKTAISGLQDVSHETHDVAFVGVNHPEYGPGMDLWVGGGLSTNPMMAQRVGVWVPLEEVPDVWEAVTQLFRDYGYRRLRAKARLKFLIKDWGVEKFRKVIETEYLNRRMIDGPAPAPVKHPIDHVGVQKIKNGLNAVGVAPIAGRVSGSTLSAVADLMEKVGSDRARFTPFQKLVILDVPGDKTDELVAGLDALGLPSRPSSWRKNTMACTGIEFCKLSFAETRVRAQTLVPELEQRLADVNSEIDVPITVHINGCPNSCARIQVADIGFKGQWVDDGESNSVEGFQVHLGGGLGEESGFGRKLRQHKVTSNELGDYIDRVTRKFLEQRRDGERFASWALRAEEADLR is encoded by the coding sequence ATGACGACTGCCCGTCCCGCCAAGACCCGTAACGAAGGCCAGTGGGTGCTGGGAAATCGCGAGCCGCTCAACGACACCGAGCAGATCAAGCATGAGGATGCGCCACTCAACGTGCGGACACGCATCGAAAACGTCTACGCCATAAACGGATTCGACAGCATCGCCAAGTCGGATTTGCGCGGGCGCTTCCGTTGGATGGGCCTGTACACCCAACGCGAGCAGGGCTACGACGGTTCCTGGACCGGTGACGACAACATCGACATCATCGAGGCCAAGTACTTCATGATGCGCGTGCGCTCGGATGGCAAGCCCACGACGGCAAACACTTTGCGCGCGTTGGGTGAGATTTCGACCGAATTCGCCCGCGACACCGCCGACATCGGCGACCGGGAAAACGTGCAATTCCATTGGATCAAGATCGAAGACGTTCCAGAGATCTGGCGCCGGCTCGAATCCGTTGGCTTGACGACGATCGAGGCCTGCGGCGACTGCCCTCGCGGCATCCACGGCTCGCCGCTGGCCGGTGACTCACTCGATGAGGTCATCGACCCCTCTCCCGCGATCGACGAGATCATCCGACGCTTCATGAACAACCCCGACTACGCAAACCTGCCGCGTAAGTACAAGACCGCGATCTCGGGCCTACAGGATGTCTCCCACGAAACGCACGACGTCGCGTTCGTCGGCGTCAATCACCCCGAGTACGGTCCCGGGATGGACCTGTGGGTGGGCGGCGGTTTGTCGACCAACCCGATGATGGCCCAACGGGTCGGCGTGTGGGTTCCGCTCGAAGAAGTGCCCGACGTCTGGGAGGCGGTCACGCAGTTGTTCCGCGACTACGGCTACCGGCGGCTGCGCGCCAAGGCCCGGCTGAAGTTCCTGATCAAGGACTGGGGTGTCGAAAAATTCCGGAAGGTCATCGAAACGGAGTACCTCAACCGTCGGATGATCGACGGCCCGGCCCCTGCGCCGGTCAAGCACCCCATCGACCACGTCGGCGTGCAGAAAATCAAGAACGGTCTCAACGCCGTCGGCGTCGCCCCCATCGCCGGACGCGTGTCGGGTAGCACCCTGTCAGCGGTGGCCGATCTGATGGAGAAGGTCGGCTCTGACCGGGCGCGGTTCACCCCGTTCCAGAAGCTAGTCATCCTCGACGTGCCTGGCGACAAGACCGACGAGTTGGTTGCCGGCCTGGATGCTCTGGGCTTGCCGTCGCGGCCGTCGTCGTGGCGCAAGAATACGATGGCGTGCACTGGTATTGAGTTCTGCAAGCTGTCCTTTGCCGAAACCCGAGTGCGGGCACAGACTTTGGTGCCGGAGTTAGAACAGCGCCTGGCTGATGTCAACTCCGAAATCGACGTGCCGATCACTGTCCACATCAACGGATGCCCGAACTCGTGCGCCCGAATTCAGGTCGCCGACATTGGGTTCAAAGGCCAGTGGGTCGACGACGGCGAGAGCAATTCGGTCGAGGGCTTCCAAGTCCACCTCGGTGGCGGCCTGGGCGAGGAGAGCGGGTTCGGCCGAAAACTGCGCCAGCACAAGGTCACCAGCAACGAACTCGGCGACTATATCGACCGAGTGACGCGCAAGTTCCTCGAGCAGCGCCGAGACGGCGAGCGTTTTGCGTCCTGGGCGCTGCGGGCCGAAGAGGCCGATTTGCGATAG
- a CDS encoding nitrate/nitrite transporter — MTRSRHISHWDAEDPVSWEAGNKTIARRNLLWSVVIVHLGYSIWSLWPVLALFMPKDVYGFSAGDKLLLGTTATLVGACLRPTYAVATAIFGGRNLAMFSAFVLLIPVIGAMVLLAHPGLPLWPYLVCAALSGMGGGNFAASASNANAFYPHRLKGSALGLAGGIGNLGVPLIQIVGLLVIATAGDRQPYWVCGLYLVLLITAGAGATWFMNNVAQHRVEPGLLRSILSAVVFAHDTWLLGLLYLGSFGSFIGFSFAFGQVLQTSFIADGQNAVQASLHAAELAFIGPLLAALARVCGGQLADRVGGARVTLAVFVSMVLAAGMLIGVGTVEDPHAGPVSGSAMAGYVACFIALFILAGVGNGSVYKMIPTVFETYGRSLDMSETERRHWSRLISGVVIGFVAGFGTLGGVGINLALRQSYLSTGTMTSAFWIFMGFYVVAAVLTWTMYVRQPRATYSDDTADAIAAD, encoded by the coding sequence GTGACTCGGTCACGTCACATCTCTCATTGGGATGCAGAGGATCCGGTGAGCTGGGAAGCCGGTAACAAGACGATCGCGCGGCGTAACCTGCTCTGGTCGGTCGTGATCGTGCACCTCGGCTACTCGATTTGGTCACTCTGGCCTGTGTTGGCATTGTTCATGCCCAAGGATGTCTATGGCTTTTCGGCGGGCGACAAGCTCCTGCTCGGTACCACGGCCACCCTGGTTGGAGCTTGCCTGCGGCCGACCTATGCGGTGGCAACCGCGATCTTCGGTGGTCGCAACTTGGCTATGTTCTCGGCGTTCGTGCTGCTGATACCCGTCATCGGAGCGATGGTGCTATTGGCGCATCCGGGACTTCCGCTATGGCCATACCTAGTTTGCGCGGCATTGAGTGGCATGGGCGGCGGGAACTTCGCGGCCTCGGCCAGCAACGCGAATGCTTTCTACCCGCATCGACTCAAGGGCTCAGCATTAGGACTCGCCGGTGGGATCGGCAATCTCGGAGTGCCGCTAATTCAGATAGTCGGCCTGTTGGTTATCGCTACGGCAGGCGACCGGCAGCCGTACTGGGTTTGTGGTCTGTATCTGGTTTTGCTGATCACCGCCGGAGCCGGCGCGACGTGGTTCATGAACAACGTCGCGCAGCACCGTGTTGAACCCGGGCTTCTCCGGTCGATCCTGTCCGCAGTCGTTTTTGCTCATGACACCTGGTTGCTCGGCCTGCTCTACCTCGGAAGTTTCGGCTCGTTCATCGGATTCTCGTTCGCGTTTGGTCAGGTACTGCAAACCAGCTTCATCGCCGACGGACAAAACGCAGTACAGGCCTCGTTGCATGCTGCTGAACTGGCCTTCATCGGACCGTTGCTCGCGGCTCTAGCCCGGGTCTGCGGTGGCCAGCTGGCCGACCGAGTCGGCGGGGCCCGCGTCACTCTGGCGGTTTTCGTCTCTATGGTTCTCGCTGCTGGGATGCTGATAGGTGTGGGTACCGTCGAAGACCCACACGCAGGCCCGGTCAGCGGCTCAGCGATGGCCGGCTACGTGGCCTGCTTCATCGCCTTGTTCATCCTGGCAGGGGTCGGCAACGGGTCCGTGTACAAGATGATCCCGACAGTTTTTGAAACGTATGGTCGGTCGTTGGACATGAGCGAGACTGAGCGCCGTCACTGGTCCCGGCTCATTTCTGGAGTCGTCATCGGCTTCGTCGCGGGTTTCGGCACCTTAGGTGGGGTCGGGATCAACCTCGCGCTGCGGCAGTCTTATCTCAGTACCGGCACGATGACGTCGGCATTCTGGATCTTCATGGGCTTCTATGTTGTCGCCGCCGTGCTGACCTGGACTATGTACGTCCGGCAACCACGTGCAACATATTCAGACGACACCGCTGATGCGATCGCAGCCGATTGA